From a region of the Thioalkalivibrio sp. XN279 genome:
- a CDS encoding trimeric intracellular cation channel family protein: MNPLIYSLDLAGTFVFALSGGLAAARSRLDPFGFVVIAIVTGLGGGTLRNLLLDLHPVTWVADPMYLGVCVAAALISFSWARSLESRLRWLRIADALGLGLFVVAGTQLALTAGTHGGIAVMMGVTTGIAGGIIRDVLCNEVPLVLQQEIYALAALAGSVAYVLLEAGGAGPLLSTTVAFILCAGLRLAAIRWNLSLPPYGGGRMG; the protein is encoded by the coding sequence ATGAACCCCCTCATCTACTCCCTCGATCTGGCCGGCACGTTCGTGTTTGCATTGTCGGGCGGGCTCGCGGCGGCCCGCAGCCGGCTCGATCCCTTCGGCTTCGTGGTCATCGCTATCGTCACGGGTCTCGGCGGCGGCACGCTGCGCAACCTGTTGCTCGACCTCCACCCCGTCACCTGGGTTGCCGACCCCATGTATCTCGGCGTATGCGTCGCCGCCGCCCTCATCAGCTTCAGCTGGGCGCGCTCGCTGGAGTCGCGTTTGCGCTGGCTGCGCATCGCCGATGCGCTGGGCCTCGGCCTGTTCGTGGTCGCCGGCACACAGCTGGCGCTCACCGCCGGCACGCACGGCGGGATTGCAGTCATGATGGGCGTGACGACCGGCATTGCCGGCGGCATCATCCGTGACGTGCTCTGCAACGAGGTGCCGCTGGTGCTGCAGCAGGAAATCTATGCGCTGGCCGCCTTGGCCGGGAGCGTGGCCTACGTGCTGCTAGAAGCCGGCGGAGCCGGGCCGCTGCTGTCCACAACAGTGGCCTTCATCCTGTGCGCCGGCCTGCGCCTTGCGGCGATCCGCTGGAACCTTTCGCTGCCCCCATATGGCGGCGGGCGCATGGGTTAG
- a CDS encoding serine/threonine-protein kinase, with the protein MFSALLELPEADREAALVELCAGDEALESAVRRLLDAERRSAAAFAAAVTSMRRMAESATDGNEAEAAAPGVPEQIGPWKLTERIGAGGMSVVWKAERNDGQFQQTVAIKLLRRWIDDEQTVRRFRAERRILAGLEHPNLARLLDGGVVGEGWPYFVMEYVDGLPITEYCDRHRLDLDARLALFAQVLEVVAYAHRRLVVHRDLKPSNILVTPEGRVKLLDFGIAKVLDPEALHGPDSELTEQGGRPMTPAYASPEQVLGEPITTASDVYALGVLLYQLLTGCSPYRTPSDQPLRLRNAVAQERPANPSARVEDQTDGSDPEALAALRDSTPARLARRLRGDLDVICQAALRKEPEQRYPTVDQLRADLERHRRRLPVSARAGNWRYLAGRFVRRNAWAVAAGVLIPAVLFIGLTLHVERLAVERDRAEAAAAQAEREAAKARQVTDYLVELFEAADPASAAGREITAIELVDRGIERVEALDDDPALQAEMFQALGKVSHALGRYQQAVDLMLSALAARAQAPQSVSFDRGELLADLGFTYFQLGRFEESERYNREALAEIPEDAALRRAPVLTNLGIVHIITSRYDEAERLLAAAVAAHEAGAPASAEHATTLNALGALLSRQGKHKEAIAALQASADMRRELFGEMHPAVSVSLGNLGSALNESGDPAAAERVLLQALAIDEQVLGEEHPSFSVLLSQLAASRRALGDPQGAISYLQRALAIQRHHAGEDGVNPTIPYLLSGLGSAYLRLGEWAEAEPYLKQATAMGEQVFGPESREFAVDTAQLGIVRLRQERPEEAVALLQRTLEIYGALLEPDHRLTGGALRYLAEAQYAQGHSEEALATGRRSLEIISQADGVNPEHLAELERWLGDIAAGVDPGPLALPYE; encoded by the coding sequence GTGTTTTCGGCGCTGCTGGAGTTGCCGGAGGCCGACCGGGAAGCCGCGCTTGTCGAACTGTGTGCCGGCGACGAGGCGCTCGAGTCGGCGGTCCGGCGGTTGCTGGACGCGGAGCGCCGCAGCGCCGCCGCCTTTGCAGCCGCGGTGACGTCCATGCGCCGCATGGCGGAAAGCGCCACCGACGGGAACGAAGCCGAAGCGGCTGCGCCGGGCGTGCCCGAGCAGATCGGCCCCTGGAAGCTGACCGAGCGCATCGGCGCGGGCGGCATGTCGGTGGTGTGGAAGGCCGAGCGCAATGACGGCCAGTTCCAGCAGACCGTGGCGATCAAGCTGTTGCGGCGCTGGATCGACGACGAACAGACGGTGCGCCGCTTCCGCGCCGAGCGCCGCATCCTCGCCGGCCTCGAGCACCCGAACCTGGCGCGGCTGCTCGACGGCGGCGTCGTCGGCGAGGGCTGGCCCTACTTCGTCATGGAGTACGTCGACGGGCTGCCCATCACCGAGTACTGCGACCGGCATCGCCTCGACCTCGATGCGCGTCTCGCGCTGTTCGCCCAGGTGCTCGAGGTCGTGGCGTACGCCCACCGGCGCCTGGTGGTCCATCGCGACTTGAAGCCGTCGAACATCCTCGTAACGCCAGAAGGCCGCGTGAAGCTGCTCGACTTCGGCATCGCCAAGGTGCTGGACCCCGAGGCGCTGCACGGCCCGGACAGCGAGCTCACCGAACAGGGCGGTCGCCCCATGACGCCCGCTTACGCCAGCCCCGAGCAGGTTCTGGGTGAACCCATCACCACGGCCAGCGACGTCTATGCGCTCGGCGTGCTGCTCTACCAGCTCCTGACCGGATGCTCGCCCTACCGGACGCCATCAGACCAGCCGCTGCGGCTGCGCAATGCGGTTGCGCAGGAGCGTCCCGCAAACCCTTCGGCGCGCGTCGAGGACCAGACCGACGGTTCCGACCCCGAAGCCCTGGCCGCACTTCGCGACAGCACGCCCGCACGCCTGGCCCGCCGGTTGCGCGGCGATCTCGACGTCATCTGCCAGGCGGCGCTGCGCAAGGAGCCGGAACAACGCTATCCGACGGTGGACCAGCTGCGCGCGGACCTCGAGCGGCATCGTCGCCGGCTCCCGGTATCGGCCCGCGCGGGCAACTGGCGCTATCTCGCCGGGCGCTTCGTCCGCCGCAATGCCTGGGCCGTCGCGGCCGGCGTGCTCATCCCGGCGGTGTTGTTCATCGGGCTCACGCTGCACGTCGAGCGCCTGGCCGTCGAGCGCGACCGGGCGGAGGCGGCAGCGGCGCAGGCCGAGCGCGAAGCCGCCAAGGCGCGCCAGGTCACGGACTACCTGGTGGAGCTGTTCGAAGCCGCAGATCCCGCAAGCGCCGCCGGTCGCGAGATCACCGCGATCGAGCTGGTGGACCGCGGCATCGAGAGGGTCGAGGCACTGGACGACGACCCGGCGCTGCAGGCCGAGATGTTCCAGGCTCTCGGCAAGGTCAGCCATGCGCTGGGCCGCTACCAGCAGGCCGTCGACCTGATGCTGAGCGCCCTCGCCGCGCGCGCGCAGGCGCCGCAGTCGGTGTCATTCGACCGCGGCGAACTGCTGGCGGACCTGGGTTTCACCTATTTCCAGCTCGGGCGCTTCGAGGAGTCAGAGCGCTACAACCGCGAGGCGCTGGCAGAGATACCCGAGGACGCGGCCCTGCGCCGCGCCCCGGTGCTGACCAACCTCGGCATCGTGCACATCATCACCAGCCGGTACGACGAGGCGGAGCGCCTGCTCGCCGCTGCCGTGGCAGCGCACGAGGCCGGAGCACCCGCTTCCGCCGAGCATGCCACCACCCTCAATGCGCTCGGCGCCCTCCTTTCCCGCCAGGGCAAGCACAAGGAGGCGATCGCCGCGCTCCAGGCCTCCGCGGACATGCGGCGCGAACTGTTCGGCGAGATGCATCCAGCGGTCTCGGTCTCCCTGGGCAACCTCGGCAGCGCGCTGAACGAGTCTGGCGATCCGGCCGCCGCCGAGCGAGTACTACTCCAGGCCCTCGCCATCGACGAACAGGTGCTCGGAGAGGAGCATCCCAGCTTCTCCGTGCTGCTCAGCCAGCTGGCGGCCTCACGGCGCGCGCTCGGCGACCCGCAAGGCGCGATCAGCTATCTCCAGCGTGCGCTCGCCATCCAGCGGCACCACGCCGGTGAGGATGGCGTGAACCCCACCATTCCCTACCTGCTCAGCGGCCTTGGCTCTGCGTACCTGCGGCTGGGCGAGTGGGCCGAGGCCGAGCCCTACCTCAAACAGGCCACGGCCATGGGAGAGCAGGTATTCGGGCCCGAAAGCCGGGAGTTTGCCGTCGACACCGCGCAGCTTGGCATAGTGCGCCTGCGACAGGAACGGCCCGAAGAGGCCGTGGCCCTGCTGCAGCGAACACTCGAGATCTATGGCGCACTCCTGGAGCCTGACCACAGGCTCACTGGCGGCGCGCTGCGGTATCTCGCAGAAGCCCAGTACGCGCAGGGTCATTCAGAGGAGGCGCTGGCCACGGGCAGGCGCAGCCTCGAAATCATCTCGCAGGCCGACGGTGTCAACCCAGAGCACCTGGCCGAGCTCGAACGCTGGCTGGGCGACATTGCCGCCGGCGTCGACCCGGGGCCGCTGGCGCTGCCCTACGAGTGA
- the prpF gene encoding 2-methylaconitate cis-trans isomerase PrpF — MSHAPQIRIPAVYMRGGTSKGVFFRLGDLPEAARVPGEARDRLLLRVIGSPDPYGKHTDGMGGATSSTSKTVILCPSTRPDHDVDYLFGQVSIDKPFIDWSGNCGNLTAAVGSFAISMGLVDPARVPENGTAVVRIWQQNIGKTIVAHVPMKGGAVQETGDFELDGVTFPAAEVQVDFISPVDAADAMFPTGNIVDQLEVPGIGAFPATMINAGIPTVFLNAADIGYDGRELQEAINGDPAALARFEIIRAHGAVQMGLIKDIAEAAARQHTPKVAFVAPPASYTASSGKAIDARDIDLNVRALSMGKLHHAMMGTAAVAIGTAAAIPGTLVNLAAGGGERAAVTFGHPSGTLKVGAAVSETDGDWKVEKVVMSRSARVLMEGWVRVPGDCF, encoded by the coding sequence ATGAGCCATGCGCCGCAGATCCGCATTCCCGCCGTCTACATGCGCGGCGGCACCTCGAAGGGCGTGTTCTTCCGGCTCGGCGACCTCCCTGAGGCGGCACGGGTCCCGGGCGAAGCGCGCGACAGGCTGCTGTTGCGGGTGATCGGCAGCCCGGACCCGTACGGCAAGCACACCGACGGCATGGGCGGCGCCACGTCCAGCACCAGCAAGACGGTGATCCTGTGCCCGAGCACGCGGCCGGACCACGACGTCGATTACCTGTTCGGCCAGGTCTCGATCGACAAGCCCTTCATCGACTGGAGCGGCAACTGCGGCAACCTCACTGCGGCGGTGGGCTCCTTCGCCATCAGCATGGGGCTGGTCGATCCCGCGCGGGTGCCTGAGAACGGTACGGCAGTCGTGCGCATCTGGCAGCAGAACATCGGCAAGACGATCGTGGCCCATGTACCGATGAAGGGCGGGGCTGTGCAGGAAACCGGCGACTTCGAGCTCGACGGCGTGACCTTCCCGGCGGCCGAGGTCCAGGTGGATTTCATCAGCCCGGTGGACGCCGCCGATGCGATGTTTCCCACCGGGAACATCGTCGACCAGCTCGAAGTGCCGGGCATCGGTGCCTTCCCTGCGACCATGATCAATGCCGGCATCCCGACGGTGTTCCTGAACGCGGCCGACATCGGCTACGACGGCCGCGAGCTGCAGGAGGCGATCAACGGTGACCCGGCCGCGCTGGCGCGCTTCGAGATCATTCGCGCCCATGGGGCTGTGCAGATGGGCCTGATCAAGGATATTGCCGAGGCGGCGGCGCGCCAGCACACGCCCAAGGTGGCTTTCGTCGCCCCGCCGGCGAGCTATACGGCCTCCAGCGGCAAGGCGATCGACGCCAGGGACATCGACCTGAACGTGCGCGCCCTTTCTATGGGGAAGTTGCACCACGCCATGATGGGCACCGCCGCGGTGGCCATCGGCACGGCGGCCGCCATCCCGGGGACGCTGGTCAACCTGGCGGCCGGCGGCGGCGAGCGGGCCGCGGTCACTTTCGGCCACCCCTCCGGCACGCTCAAGGTCGGCGCCGCGGTCAGCGAAACCGACGGCGACTGGAAGGTCGAGAAAGTCGTCATGAGCCGCAGCGCGCGCGTTTTGATGGAAGGCTGGGTGCGCGTGCCCGGTGACTGCTTCTAG
- a CDS encoding serine hydrolase: MLRLSTVPDDLDKVIRIDVRKEVAPEEAGLRRADLDRVWDEVIKVYRSGVHPAITINLRYRGKVVMARSIGHARGNGPHDGADATRVVASPDTPMCLFSASKAVTAFLMHLLAEDGLVDLDRPVAFYNPEFGRKGKENITLHQVLAHRGGIPGLPSDTPIETLWDEDATWELLCAAEPIITDGSKLAYHAITGGFVLQRVLRTVTGADIDAYLERKIRAPMRMKYFTYGARPEHREALALSYATGPRQGPVLNALIRRALGTEMESIEEISNAPRFHDAIIPAGNLVGTAAEVSAFFQMMLNGGTWRGRRICRPDTIAGAVREVEGRSFDRTLLLPMRYSAGLMLGDTPVGLWGPHSREAFGHVGLINKFAWADPQRQLSVAILTSGILLVAHHLVPFAKLVGSIAGLVPRMGESEAVSAA; encoded by the coding sequence ATGCTGCGCCTAAGCACAGTCCCGGACGACCTAGACAAGGTCATCCGCATCGATGTGCGCAAGGAGGTCGCCCCCGAAGAAGCGGGCTTGCGCCGCGCCGATCTGGACCGGGTGTGGGACGAGGTCATCAAGGTGTACCGCAGCGGTGTCCACCCGGCGATCACCATCAACCTGCGTTATCGCGGCAAGGTCGTCATGGCACGCAGTATCGGCCACGCGCGCGGCAACGGTCCGCACGACGGGGCCGATGCCACTCGCGTCGTCGCGTCTCCCGACACGCCGATGTGCCTGTTCTCCGCTTCCAAGGCGGTCACCGCGTTCCTGATGCACTTGCTCGCGGAGGACGGCCTGGTCGACCTCGACCGTCCCGTGGCCTTCTATAACCCGGAATTCGGGCGCAAGGGCAAGGAGAACATCACCCTGCACCAGGTGCTTGCGCATCGCGGCGGCATCCCCGGACTGCCCAGCGACACGCCGATTGAAACGCTGTGGGACGAGGACGCGACCTGGGAGTTGCTGTGCGCCGCTGAGCCGATCATCACCGACGGTTCCAAGCTGGCGTACCACGCCATCACCGGCGGTTTCGTGCTGCAGCGCGTCCTGCGCACGGTCACCGGGGCCGACATCGATGCCTACCTCGAGCGCAAGATCCGTGCGCCGATGAGAATGAAATACTTTACCTATGGCGCGCGGCCTGAGCATCGCGAGGCGCTGGCGCTGAGCTACGCCACCGGTCCGCGCCAGGGTCCGGTGCTGAATGCCCTGATTCGGCGCGCTTTGGGAACGGAAATGGAGTCGATCGAGGAAATCAGCAACGCCCCGCGCTTCCACGACGCCATCATCCCGGCGGGTAACCTCGTCGGCACCGCGGCGGAAGTTTCCGCGTTCTTCCAGATGATGCTGAATGGCGGCACCTGGCGCGGTCGCCGTATTTGCCGGCCCGATACCATTGCCGGCGCCGTGCGGGAAGTCGAGGGCCGCAGCTTCGATAGGACGCTGCTGCTGCCGATGCGCTACAGCGCCGGGCTGATGCTCGGCGATACGCCGGTGGGGTTATGGGGGCCGCACAGCCGGGAGGCCTTCGGCCACGTCGGCCTGATCAACAAGTTCGCCTGGGCCGACCCGCAGCGACAGCTGTCGGTGGCGATCCTGACCTCGGGCATACTGCTGGTGGCGCACCACCTGGTGCCGTTCGCGAAGCTGGTGGGCAGCATCGCCGGCCTGGTCCCGCGCATGGGCGAGTCCGAGGCGGTCTCTGCCGCGTGA
- the acnD gene encoding Fe/S-dependent 2-methylisocitrate dehydratase AcnD — MNTNYRKHLPGTDLDYFDAGAAIEAIQPGSYNRLPYVSKVLAEQLVRRCEPEALTDSLRQLVERRRDLDFPWYPARVVCHDILGQTALVDLAGLRDAIAEKGGDPALVNPVVPTQLIVDHSLAVEAAGFDPDAFRKNRDIEDRRNEDRFHFIEWTKTAFKNVDVIPAGNGIMHQINLEKMSPVVQVRDGVAFPDTCVGTDSHTPHVDCLGVIAIGVGGLEAETVMLGHPSMMRLPDIVGVKLTGRRKPGITATDIVLAITEFLRQQRVVGAWLEFFGEGAATLTIGDRATISNMTPEYGATAGMFYIDAQTIDYLKLTGREPEQVELVERYAKVTGLWADQMQAAEYERVLEFDLSTVERNMAGPSNPHRRLPTSALAERGVAGHLDEARAEEAEGLLPDGAVIIAAITSCTNTSNPRNVVAAALLARKANELGLVRKPWVKSSFAPGSKVAQLYLEEAGLLPELERLGFGIVAFACTTCNGMSGALDPKIQQEIIDRDLYAVAVLSGNRNFDGRIHPYAKQAFLASPPLVVAYAIAGTVRFDIERDALGTDKDGKPITLKDIWPSDEEIDSVVAEYVKPEQFRRVYIPMFDLGKVEEAASPLYDWRPQSTYIRRPPYWEGALAGERTLKGMRPLAILGDNITTDHLSPSNAILASSAAGEYLAKMGLPEEDFNSYATHRGDHLTAQRATFANPKLINEMAVGDGEVKQGSLARVEPDGKVMRMWEAIETYMARKQPLIIIAGADYGQGSSRDWAAKGVRLAGVEAIVAEGFERIHRTNLVGMGVLPLQFKPGDTRKTLGLDGTETFDVEGEIAPGAELTLVIHRADGETARVPVTCRLDTAAEVRVYEAGGVLQRFAQDFLESAA, encoded by the coding sequence ATGAATACCAACTACCGCAAGCATCTCCCCGGCACCGACCTCGACTACTTCGACGCCGGCGCGGCCATAGAGGCCATCCAGCCCGGCAGCTACAACAGGCTGCCCTATGTCTCGAAAGTGCTGGCCGAGCAGCTGGTGCGCCGTTGCGAGCCGGAGGCATTGACCGATTCCCTGCGACAGCTGGTGGAGCGACGCCGGGACCTGGACTTCCCGTGGTATCCCGCCCGCGTGGTGTGCCACGACATCCTCGGCCAGACCGCGCTGGTGGACCTCGCGGGGCTCAGGGACGCGATTGCGGAGAAGGGCGGCGACCCGGCGCTGGTGAACCCGGTGGTGCCGACGCAGCTGATCGTGGACCACTCGCTGGCCGTTGAGGCCGCCGGCTTCGACCCGGACGCCTTCCGCAAGAACCGCGACATCGAGGACCGGCGTAACGAGGACCGCTTCCACTTCATCGAGTGGACCAAGACAGCGTTCAAGAACGTGGATGTCATCCCGGCCGGCAACGGCATCATGCACCAGATCAACTTGGAGAAGATGTCGCCGGTGGTGCAGGTGCGCGACGGCGTCGCCTTCCCCGACACCTGCGTCGGCACCGACTCCCACACTCCCCACGTGGACTGCCTCGGCGTGATCGCCATCGGCGTCGGCGGGCTGGAGGCCGAGACCGTGATGCTCGGGCATCCGTCCATGATGCGCCTGCCCGACATCGTGGGCGTGAAGCTCACCGGCCGGCGCAAGCCGGGCATCACGGCGACGGACATCGTGCTGGCCATCACCGAGTTCCTGCGCCAGCAGCGCGTGGTAGGCGCCTGGCTGGAGTTCTTCGGCGAAGGCGCCGCGACCCTGACCATCGGGGATCGCGCCACCATTTCCAACATGACGCCGGAGTACGGCGCCACCGCCGGCATGTTCTACATCGACGCCCAGACCATCGACTACCTGAAGCTGACCGGGCGCGAGCCGGAACAAGTGGAGCTCGTGGAGCGCTATGCGAAGGTCACCGGCCTGTGGGCGGACCAGATGCAGGCGGCCGAGTACGAGCGCGTGCTGGAATTCGACTTGTCCACCGTGGAACGCAACATGGCGGGTCCGTCCAACCCGCACCGCCGCCTGCCTACGTCGGCGCTGGCCGAGCGCGGCGTCGCCGGGCATCTCGATGAGGCGCGTGCCGAAGAGGCCGAGGGCCTGCTGCCGGACGGCGCGGTGATCATCGCCGCGATCACCTCCTGCACCAACACCTCGAACCCACGCAACGTGGTTGCCGCGGCCCTGCTGGCGCGCAAGGCGAACGAACTCGGCCTGGTGCGCAAGCCCTGGGTGAAGTCCTCCTTTGCGCCAGGCTCGAAGGTGGCACAGCTCTACCTGGAGGAGGCGGGCCTGCTCCCCGAGCTCGAGCGACTGGGCTTCGGCATCGTCGCCTTCGCCTGTACCACCTGCAACGGCATGTCCGGCGCACTGGACCCGAAGATCCAGCAGGAGATCATCGACCGCGACCTGTACGCGGTGGCGGTGCTGTCGGGCAACCGGAACTTCGACGGCCGTATCCATCCCTACGCCAAGCAGGCTTTCCTGGCCTCGCCGCCGCTGGTGGTGGCCTACGCCATCGCCGGCACGGTGCGCTTCGACATCGAGCGCGACGCGCTCGGCACGGACAAGGATGGCAAGCCGATCACGCTCAAGGACATCTGGCCGTCCGACGAGGAGATCGACTCCGTCGTCGCCGAGTACGTCAAGCCGGAGCAGTTCCGGCGCGTGTACATCCCGATGTTCGACCTCGGCAAGGTGGAGGAGGCGGCAAGCCCGTTGTACGACTGGCGGCCGCAATCGACTTACATCCGTCGGCCTCCTTACTGGGAGGGGGCGCTGGCCGGCGAACGGACCCTTAAGGGGATGCGCCCGCTGGCCATCCTCGGCGACAACATCACCACCGATCATCTCTCGCCCTCCAACGCCATCCTGGCGAGCAGCGCGGCGGGCGAGTACCTGGCAAAGATGGGCCTGCCGGAAGAGGACTTCAACTCCTACGCCACCCACCGCGGCGACCACCTCACCGCGCAGCGCGCCACCTTCGCCAATCCGAAGCTCATCAACGAGATGGCGGTCGGGGACGGCGAGGTGAAGCAGGGCTCGCTGGCGCGCGTCGAGCCCGACGGGAAGGTGATGCGCATGTGGGAGGCGATCGAGACCTACATGGCGCGCAAACAGCCGCTGATCATCATCGCCGGCGCGGACTATGGCCAGGGCTCCTCGCGCGACTGGGCCGCCAAGGGCGTGCGCCTCGCCGGCGTCGAGGCGATTGTGGCCGAGGGCTTCGAGCGCATCCATCGCACCAACCTGGTCGGCATGGGCGTGTTGCCGCTGCAGTTCAAGCCAGGCGACACGCGCAAGACGCTGGGGCTCGACGGCACCGAGACCTTCGATGTCGAGGGCGAGATCGCGCCCGGCGCAGAGCTCACGCTGGTCATCCATCGCGCCGACGGCGAGACGGCCCGTGTGCCCGTCACCTGTCGCCTCGACACGGCGGCAGAAGTGCGAGTGTATGAAGCCGGCGGCGTGCTGCAGCGCTTCGCGCAGGACTTCCTGGAGTCCGCCGCATGA
- the ligD gene encoding non-homologous end-joining DNA ligase, giving the protein MSRLNFGAYSFETSNTDKVLFPDAGITKGGLIRYYRAIAPVILPHLKGRPLTLHRFPDGIDEEGFYQQQAPDYFPDWIATRHAARADDGAQGPVEHILCNNEATLAYLANQGTITLHGWLASVPKLRTPDKLVFDLDPPGEDFEPVRQGARWVAALIEQLGLQPFVMTTGSRGLHVVAPLKPDLGFDEVRDLARAMADWLAAQHAEELTVAQRKNKRRGRLYLDVMRNAYGQTSVAPYAVRALPGAPVAAPLALDELGDKRLHPQRWHLKNILRRLGQKDDPWQDIRRHAGSARRARRELKRLS; this is encoded by the coding sequence ATGTCCCGCCTGAACTTCGGCGCCTACAGCTTCGAGACCTCGAACACGGACAAGGTCCTGTTTCCCGACGCCGGCATCACCAAGGGTGGGCTCATCCGCTATTACCGCGCCATCGCCCCCGTGATACTTCCGCACCTCAAGGGACGCCCGCTGACGCTGCATCGCTTCCCCGACGGCATCGACGAGGAAGGCTTCTACCAGCAGCAGGCGCCCGACTATTTCCCCGACTGGATCGCCACGCGCCACGCCGCCCGCGCGGATGACGGAGCGCAGGGACCGGTCGAGCACATCCTCTGCAACAACGAGGCGACGCTCGCCTACCTCGCCAACCAGGGGACGATCACCCTCCACGGCTGGCTGGCCTCCGTGCCGAAACTGCGCACGCCGGACAAGCTGGTGTTCGACCTCGACCCGCCGGGCGAGGACTTCGAGCCGGTGCGCCAGGGCGCCCGCTGGGTCGCCGCCCTGATCGAACAGCTGGGCCTGCAACCCTTTGTCATGACCACGGGCTCCCGCGGGCTGCATGTCGTCGCGCCGCTCAAACCGGACCTGGGCTTCGACGAGGTACGTGACCTGGCGCGGGCCATGGCCGACTGGCTGGCGGCGCAGCATGCGGAGGAACTCACGGTTGCGCAGCGCAAGAACAAGCGCCGCGGCCGGCTGTATCTCGACGTGATGCGCAACGCCTACGGCCAGACCAGCGTCGCGCCCTACGCCGTGCGCGCACTGCCCGGCGCACCGGTGGCCGCGCCACTCGCACTGGATGAACTGGGCGACAAGCGCCTGCATCCGCAACGCTGGCACCTCAAGAATATCCTGCGACGCCTCGGGCAGAAGGATGATCCATGGCAGGACATTCGCCGCCACGCAGGTTCGGCCCGACGGGCGCGGCGCGAGCTGAAGCGGCTGTCTTGA